A genomic region of Vitis vinifera cultivar Pinot Noir 40024 chromosome 7, ASM3070453v1 contains the following coding sequences:
- the LOC100253790 gene encoding dol-P-Man:Man(5)GlcNAc(2)-PP-Dol alpha-1,3-mannosyltransferase isoform X1: MAASSAARGKPSQKSDSPLKIFRDPKVVFAFALIFIDALLVFLIITFVPYTKIDWDAYMSQVTGFLQGERDYTNLKGDTGPLVYPAGFLYVYSAIHYVTGGLVYPAQILFGILYIVNLAILLFIYLKTDVLPWWALSLLCLSKRVHSIFVLRLFNDCFAVTLLHAALASLLFQRWHLGLIIFSGAVSIKMNVLLYAPPLLLLMLKAMNIGGVISALAGAAIVQILVGLPFIVSHPVAYISRAFNLGRVFIHFWSVNFKFVPEPIFVSKPFAVSLLVAHLILLATFAHYRWCKNEGGLLNFLHSRFVSMKLGVTGSSSFFKQLFSCNSTCKILNEDHIVTTMFVGNFIGILCARSLHYQFYSWYFFSLPYLLWKTPFPTFLRLILFVGVELCWNVYPSNIYSSALLLCIHLVILWGLWTAPAEYPYVNDKSLTRNKNK; the protein is encoded by the exons ATGGCAGCATCCTCAGCAGCCAGGGGCAAACCCTCACAGAAATCAGATTCTCCGCTTAAAATTTTCCGAGACCCAAAAGTAGTTTTCGCTTTTGCTTTGATTTTCATCGATGCCCTCCTCGTCTTTCTCATCATCACCTTCGTCCCTT ACACAAAGATCGATTGGGATGCTTACATGTCACAG GTTACTGGGTTTCTTCAAGGAGAAAGAGATTACACGAACCTGAAAGGCGACACGGGACCTCTGGTTTATCCAGCTGGATTCCTGTATGTTTATTCTGCTATACATTATGTTACCGGCGGCCTAGTGTACCCAGCTCag ATTCTATTTGGCATTCTTTACATTGTAAATCTGGCGATCCTCCTATTTATATACTTAAAGACTGATGTG CTTCCATGGTGGGCTCTTTCCTTGCTGTGTCTGTCAAAAAGAGTGCACTCAATCTTTGTGCTTCGCCTCTTCAATGACTGTTTTGCTGTCACTCTCCTCCATGCTGCGCTGGCCTCACTTCTCTTCCAGAGGTGGCATCTGGGTTTGATTATTTTCAG TGGAGCTGTTTCGATAAAGATGAATGTGCTTCTTTATGCTCCGCCTTTATTACTCCTCATGTTGAAG GCTATGAATATTGGTGGAGTGATATCGGCTTTAGCAGGTGCAGCAATAGTGCAG ATTCTGGTGGGGCTACCTTTTATTGTATCACACCCAGTTGCATATATATCAAGGGCTTTTAATCTTGGGCGTGTCTTCATCCACTTTTG GTCTGTTAACTTCAAATTTGTTCCTGAACCAATTTTTGTATCAAAACCATTTGCGGTTTCATTGCTGGTTGCTCACCTCATACTGCTTGCAACTTTTGCTCATTATAGGTGGTGCAA GAATGAGGGAGGACTTCTCAATTTTTTGCATTCTAGATTTGTTTCTATGAAGCTGGGAGTTACTGGTTCTAGTTCCTTCTTCAAGCAGTTATTCAGTTGTAACTCAACCTGCAAAATCCTCAATGAAGATC ACATTGTAACCACTATGTTCGTGGGGAACTTCATCGGCATCCTATGTGCCCGTTCTTTGCATTATCAGTTCTACTCCTG GTATTTCTTCAGCTTACCATATCTTCTCTGGAAAACGCCTTTtcctacatttttgcg attaattttatttgtaggAGTGGAACTCTGCTGGAACGTATACCCCTCAAACATCTATTCATCTGCCTTGCTCCTCTGTATCCACTTAGTTATACTATGGGGTCTCTGGACTGCCCCAGCTGAATATCCTTATGTCAATGATAAATCATTAACAAGAAACAAGAACAAATGA
- the LOC100253790 gene encoding dol-P-Man:Man(5)GlcNAc(2)-PP-Dol alpha-1,3-mannosyltransferase isoform X2, with protein sequence MAASSAARGKPSQKSDSPLKIFRDPKVVFAFALIFIDALLVFLIITFVPYTKIDWDAYMSQVTGFLQGERDYTNLKGDTGPLVYPAGFLYVYSAIHYVTGGLVYPAQILFGILYIVNLAILLFIYLKTDVLPWWALSLLCLSKRVHSIFVLRLFNDCFAVTLLHAALASLLFQRWHLGLIIFSGAVSIKMNVLLYAPPLLLLMLKAMNIGGVISALAGAAIVQILVGLPFIVSHPVAYISRAFNLGRVFIHFWNEGGLLNFLHSRFVSMKLGVTGSSSFFKQLFSCNSTCKILNEDHIVTTMFVGNFIGILCARSLHYQFYSWYFFSLPYLLWKTPFPTFLRLILFVGVELCWNVYPSNIYSSALLLCIHLVILWGLWTAPAEYPYVNDKSLTRNKNK encoded by the exons ATGGCAGCATCCTCAGCAGCCAGGGGCAAACCCTCACAGAAATCAGATTCTCCGCTTAAAATTTTCCGAGACCCAAAAGTAGTTTTCGCTTTTGCTTTGATTTTCATCGATGCCCTCCTCGTCTTTCTCATCATCACCTTCGTCCCTT ACACAAAGATCGATTGGGATGCTTACATGTCACAG GTTACTGGGTTTCTTCAAGGAGAAAGAGATTACACGAACCTGAAAGGCGACACGGGACCTCTGGTTTATCCAGCTGGATTCCTGTATGTTTATTCTGCTATACATTATGTTACCGGCGGCCTAGTGTACCCAGCTCag ATTCTATTTGGCATTCTTTACATTGTAAATCTGGCGATCCTCCTATTTATATACTTAAAGACTGATGTG CTTCCATGGTGGGCTCTTTCCTTGCTGTGTCTGTCAAAAAGAGTGCACTCAATCTTTGTGCTTCGCCTCTTCAATGACTGTTTTGCTGTCACTCTCCTCCATGCTGCGCTGGCCTCACTTCTCTTCCAGAGGTGGCATCTGGGTTTGATTATTTTCAG TGGAGCTGTTTCGATAAAGATGAATGTGCTTCTTTATGCTCCGCCTTTATTACTCCTCATGTTGAAG GCTATGAATATTGGTGGAGTGATATCGGCTTTAGCAGGTGCAGCAATAGTGCAG ATTCTGGTGGGGCTACCTTTTATTGTATCACACCCAGTTGCATATATATCAAGGGCTTTTAATCTTGGGCGTGTCTTCATCCACTTTTG GAATGAGGGAGGACTTCTCAATTTTTTGCATTCTAGATTTGTTTCTATGAAGCTGGGAGTTACTGGTTCTAGTTCCTTCTTCAAGCAGTTATTCAGTTGTAACTCAACCTGCAAAATCCTCAATGAAGATC ACATTGTAACCACTATGTTCGTGGGGAACTTCATCGGCATCCTATGTGCCCGTTCTTTGCATTATCAGTTCTACTCCTG GTATTTCTTCAGCTTACCATATCTTCTCTGGAAAACGCCTTTtcctacatttttgcg attaattttatttgtaggAGTGGAACTCTGCTGGAACGTATACCCCTCAAACATCTATTCATCTGCCTTGCTCCTCTGTATCCACTTAGTTATACTATGGGGTCTCTGGACTGCCCCAGCTGAATATCCTTATGTCAATGATAAATCATTAACAAGAAACAAGAACAAATGA
- the LOC100245310 gene encoding protein LOW PSII ACCUMULATION 1, chloroplastic isoform X2, whose protein sequence is MPFLKLLLVHVKDALAQFETALTLDPNPMEAQAALYNKACCHAYRGEGKKAADCLRTALREYNLKFSTILNDPDLASFRALPEFKELQEEARLGGEDIGYSFRRDLKLISEVQAPFRGVRRFFYVAFSAAAGISTFFTIPRLFRAIKGGDGAPDIWETAGNAAINIGGIIALVLLFFWDNKKEEEQLAQISRDETLSRLPLRLSTNRVVELVQLRDTVRPVILAGTKETVSLAIKKAERFRTELLKRGVLLVPVIWGENKAPQMEKKGFGIPSKAATSLPSIGEDFEKRTESIAAKSRLKAEVRFKAEVVSPAEWERWIRDQQKSEGVTPGEDVYIILRLDGRVRRSGKGMPDWQQIVKELPPMEALLSKLER, encoded by the exons ATGCCATTCTTGAAGCTTCTTCTTGTCCAT GTTAAAGATGCTCTAGCTCAGTTTGAGACTGCACTTACCTTAGATCCCAACCCTATGGAGGCTCAAGCTGCACTCTACAATAAAGCCTGTTGTCATGCTTACAG AGGGGAAGGAAAGAAAGCTGCTGACTGTTTGCGTACTGCACTGAGAGAATACAACCTTAAATTCAGCACAATTCTTAATGATCCAGACTTGGCCTCCTTCAGGGCTTTGCCTGAATTTAAGGAGTTGCAAGAagag GCTAGGCTTGGAGGGGAAGATATAGGCTACAGTTTCCGAAGAGATCTCAAACTCATTAGCGAAGTCCAAGCCCCATTTCGAGGGGTGAGGAGATTCTTTTATGTGGCATTTTCTGCAGCGGCAggaatttcaactttttttactATACCCAGGCTATTCCGTGCAATTAAAGGCGGTGATGGTGCTCCCGATATCTGGGAAACTGCTGGTAATGCTGCCATCAATATTGGAG GTATTATTGCTCTTGTGTTATTATTTTTCTGGGACAATAAGAAAGAGGAGGAACAACTTGCACAAATATCCCGAGATGAAACTCTTTCACGGTTGCCATTGCGCCTTTCAACTAATCGTGTTGTTGAACTTGTGCAGCTGCGAGACACTGTCAGGCCA GTTATCTTAGCTGGAACAAAAGAAACTGTTTCTTTAGCTATCAAGAAGGCTGAAAGGTTTCGAACTGAGCTCCTTAAGCGAGGTGTTCTTTTGGTTCCTGTAATTTGGGGTGAAAATAAGGCACCACAAATGGAGAAGAAAGGTTTTGGCATTCCTTCTAAGGCAGCTACTTCTCTTCCTTCAATTGGG GAAGATTTCGAGAAAAGGACTGAATCTATAGCTGCAAAATCAAGGTTGAAAGCTGAAGTTCGATTTAAGGCTGAAGTTGTATCACCTGCAGAATGGGAAAG GTGGATAAGGGatcaacaaaaatctgaaggaGTTACCCCTGGTGAGGATGTATACATAATACTGCGTCTAGATGGCCGTGTTCGAAGATCTGGGAAG GGCATGCCTGACTGGCAACAAATTGTGAAGGAGCTCCCACCAATGGAAGCATTGCTTAGCAAGCTAGAGAGATAG
- the LOC100258937 gene encoding heat shock factor-binding protein codes for MDGQNLEDPKSTADMTVFVQNLLQQMQSRFQAMSDSIVTKIDEMGNSINELEQSINELRAEMGAEGSPSPLAPPKSKPDEVKPDDG; via the exons ATG GATGGACAAAACTTGGAAGATCCAAAAAGCACTGCTGATATGACAGTTTTC GTGCAAAACCTTCTTCAGCAGATG CAATCCAGGTTCCAGGCAATGTCAGACTCCATTGTTACAAAGA TTGATGAGATGGGAAACTCAATAAATGAGTTGGAGCAGAGCATCAACGAGCTGAGAGCAGAGATGGGAGCAGAGGGCTCTCCAAGCCCCTTGGCACCACCCAAGTCGAAGCCTGATGAAGTGAAGCCAGATGATGGTTAA
- the LOC100262459 gene encoding xyloglucan 6-xylosyltransferase 2 yields the protein MIERCLGARRARQIHRALRHFKVTILCLVMTIVVLRGTIGAGKFGTPEQDFVEIRDHFSPRKRAEPHRVLEEVQTTSSSSSELNNYATFDLNKLLVDEEDDSEKPDPKKPYSLGPKISDWDEQRSTWLEQNPNFPNFIGPNKPRVLLVTGSSPKPCENPVGDHYLLKSIKNKIDYCRLHGIEIFYNMALLDAEMAGFWAKLPLIRKLLLSHPEVEFLWWMDSDAMFTDMAFELPWERYKDYNFVMHGWNEMVYDQKNWIGLNTGSFLLRNCQWSLDILDAWAPMGPKGKIRTEAGKILTRELKDRPVFEADDQSAMVYLLATQKDTWGGKVYLESAYYLHGYWGILVDRYEEMIENYHPGLGDHRWPLVTHFVGCKPCGKFGDYPVERCLKQMDRAFNFGDNQVLQIYGFTHKSLGSRRVKRTRNDTNNPLEVKDELGLLHPAFKAVKVSSS from the coding sequence ATGATAGAGAGATGTTTGGGGGCTAGACGAGCCCGGCAGATCCACAGAGCTCTGCGCCATTTCAAGGTCACCATCCTCTGCCTCGTTATGACCATCGTCGTCCTACGTGGCACTATCGGGGCCGGAAAATTCGGCACTCCGGAGCAGGACTTCGTTGAGATTCGAGACCACTTCTCCCCGCGCAAGCGAGCCGAGCCTCATCGGGTTCTCGAGGAGGTCCAAACGACGTCGTCTTCGTCCTCCGAGCTTAACAACTACGCCACCTTTGATCTCAACAAGCTCTTGGTTGATGAAGAGGACGATAGCGAGAAGCCCGATCCGAAAAAGCCTTACAGTCTCGGCCCAAAAATTTCTGATTGGGATGAGCAGAGATCGACATGGCTTGAACAGAACcctaattttccaaatttcattgGACCCAATAAACCTAGGGTTCTTCTTGTTACTGGGTCGTCTCCAAAGCCTTGTGAAAATCCAGTTGGTGATCATTACCTATTGAAGTCGATCAAGAACAAAATTGATTACTGTAGGCTACACGGGATTGAGATTTTCTACAATATGGCTCTTCTGGATGCCGAAATGGCGGGGTTCTGGGCGAAACTGCCATTGATTAGGAAGCTTCTGTTGTCTCATCCTGAGGTTGAGTTTCTATGGTGGATGGATAGTGATGCAATGTTTACAGATATGGCGTTTGAGCTGCCATGGGAGCGGTACAAAGATTACAATTTTGTGATGCATGGATGGAATGAGATGGTCTACGATCAGAAGAATTGGATTGGATTGAATACGGGGAGTTTTTTGCTTAGGAATTGCCAGTGGTCACTGGACATTCTTGATGCATGGGCCCCCATGGGGCCAAAAGGGAAAATTAGGACTGAAGCCGGGAAAATTCTGACCAGGGAGCTGAAGGATAGGCCAGTTTTTGAAGCTGATGATCAGTCAGCAATGGTGTACCTTTTGGCTACGCAGAAGGATACGTGGGGCGGTAAGGTCTACTTGGAGAGCGCATATTATTTGCATGGCTATTGGGGGATTCTGGTTGATAGGTACGAGGAGATGATTGAGAATTATCATCCCGGGTTGGGTGATCACCGGTGGCCCCTGGTGACTCATTTTGTGGGGTGTAAGCCATGTGGAAAGTTTGGGGATTACCCAGTTGAGAGATGCTTGAAGCAGATGGACCGGGCGTTTAATTTTGGCGACAATCAGGTACTTCAGATTTATGGGTTTACCCATAAGTCATTAGGGAGTAGGAGAGTTAAGAGAACAAGGAATGATACGAACAATCCACTTGAGGTTAAGGATGAGCTTGGACTGCTTCATCCAGCATTCAAAGCCGTGAAGGTATCTTCTTCTTGA
- the LOC100267613 gene encoding translocator protein homolog, whose amino-acid sequence MASTNLKQRIKDGPSTPFPTNNTTKREKKMAMAKRGLRSLTTAVSIPLSLTLVTIYFSGATDRYRTLPKPFWFPPLWAVHATSMASSLLMGLSAWLVWAEGGFHKKPTALPLFVAQLALSLIRDPIVFGYGGTRVGLVVCMGLFGALVGCARMFREVNPIAGDLVKPCLAWTAYVGVVTLKLLFA is encoded by the coding sequence atggCTTCGACCAATCTGAAACAACGCATCAAAGATGGTCCGAGCACGCCCTTCCCCACCAACAACACCaccaaaagagagaagaaaatggcGATGGCCAAACGGGGCCTTCGTTCGCTCACCACAGCGGTCTCCATCCCTCTGTCCCTAACCCTCGTCACCATCTACTTCTCCGGCGCCACTGACCGCTACCGAACTCTGCCAAAGCCCTTCTGGTTCCCGCCGCTGTGGGCCGTGCACGCGACCTCCATGGCCTCGTCTCTCCTAATGGGCCTCTCCGCCTGGCTTGTGTGGGCCGAGGGCGGCTTCCACAAAAAGCCCACCGCTCTCCCGCTTTTCGTAGCCCAGCTCGCCTTGAGCTTGATCCGAGACCCGATTGTGTTCGGATACGGAGGGACTCGGGTGGGGTTGGTGGTATGCATGGGACTGTTTGGGGCCTTGGTAGGTTGTGCCCGGATGTTCAGAGAGGTGAATCCGATTGCAGGTGATTTGGTAAAACCGTGTTTGGCTTGGACTGCCTATGTGGGTGTTGTAACTCTTAAGCTTCTTTTTGCCTGA
- the LOC100245310 gene encoding protein LOW PSII ACCUMULATION 1, chloroplastic isoform X5 — protein MLTGRGEGKKAADCLRTALREYNLKFSTILNDPDLASFRALPEFKELQEEARLGGEDIGYSFRRDLKLISEVQAPFRGVRRFFYVAFSAAAGISTFFTIPRLFRAIKGGDGAPDIWETAGNAAINIGGIIALVLLFFWDNKKEEEQLAQISRDETLSRLPLRLSTNRVVELVQLRDTVRPVILAGTKETVSLAIKKAERFRTELLKRGVLLVPVIWGENKAPQMEKKGFGIPSKAATSLPSIGEDFEKRTESIAAKSRLKAEVRFKAEVVSPAEWERWIRDQQKSEGVTPGEDVYIILRLDGRVRRSGKGMPDWQQIVKELPPMEALLSKLER, from the exons ATGCTTACAG GAAGAGGGGAAGGAAAGAAAGCTGCTGACTGTTTGCGTACTGCACTGAGAGAATACAACCTTAAATTCAGCACAATTCTTAATGATCCAGACTTGGCCTCCTTCAGGGCTTTGCCTGAATTTAAGGAGTTGCAAGAagag GCTAGGCTTGGAGGGGAAGATATAGGCTACAGTTTCCGAAGAGATCTCAAACTCATTAGCGAAGTCCAAGCCCCATTTCGAGGGGTGAGGAGATTCTTTTATGTGGCATTTTCTGCAGCGGCAggaatttcaactttttttactATACCCAGGCTATTCCGTGCAATTAAAGGCGGTGATGGTGCTCCCGATATCTGGGAAACTGCTGGTAATGCTGCCATCAATATTGGAG GTATTATTGCTCTTGTGTTATTATTTTTCTGGGACAATAAGAAAGAGGAGGAACAACTTGCACAAATATCCCGAGATGAAACTCTTTCACGGTTGCCATTGCGCCTTTCAACTAATCGTGTTGTTGAACTTGTGCAGCTGCGAGACACTGTCAGGCCA GTTATCTTAGCTGGAACAAAAGAAACTGTTTCTTTAGCTATCAAGAAGGCTGAAAGGTTTCGAACTGAGCTCCTTAAGCGAGGTGTTCTTTTGGTTCCTGTAATTTGGGGTGAAAATAAGGCACCACAAATGGAGAAGAAAGGTTTTGGCATTCCTTCTAAGGCAGCTACTTCTCTTCCTTCAATTGGG GAAGATTTCGAGAAAAGGACTGAATCTATAGCTGCAAAATCAAGGTTGAAAGCTGAAGTTCGATTTAAGGCTGAAGTTGTATCACCTGCAGAATGGGAAAG GTGGATAAGGGatcaacaaaaatctgaaggaGTTACCCCTGGTGAGGATGTATACATAATACTGCGTCTAGATGGCCGTGTTCGAAGATCTGGGAAG GGCATGCCTGACTGGCAACAAATTGTGAAGGAGCTCCCACCAATGGAAGCATTGCTTAGCAAGCTAGAGAGATAG
- the LOC100264106 gene encoding rapid alkalinization factor has translation MANSNGLFLISSIFVAALFTASVSAGGDFSQLNWEPAAKAAATCQGSIAECLAGRDEFEMDTEINRRILATTQYISYGALQRNTVPCSQRGASYYNCKPGAEANPYNRGCSTITRCRS, from the coding sequence ATGGCCAATTCTAATGGCCTTTTCCTCATATCTTCCATCTTCGTCGCAGCTCTCTTCACCGCCTCCGTCTCCGCCGGCGGGGACTTCAGCCAACTGAACTGGGAGCCGGCAGCGAAGGCAGCAGCCACATGCCAAGGCTCGATAGCGGAGTGCCTCGCGGGAAGGGACGAGTTCGAGATGGACACGGAGATCAACCGCCGCATCCTAGCGACGACGCAGTACATAAGCTACGGTGCGCTGCAGAGGAACACTGTTCCCTGCTCTCAGAGGGGTGCGTCCTACTACAACTGCAAGCCCGGTGCCGAGGCCAACCCCTACAACCGTGGCTGCAGTACTATTACTCGTTGCCGTAGTTaa